The following proteins are co-located in the Halictus rubicundus isolate RS-2024b chromosome 1, iyHalRubi1_principal, whole genome shotgun sequence genome:
- the Prp5 gene encoding pre-mRNA processing factor 5 yields the protein MVRSSDKDRHHRRRSRSRSRSRSATPEKKRRRSRSRDRDRDRDKGRHRERRSRSRDRDRERSDRRERSERDRDRDRKRGDSKEKRLTGSKSSRSGKDRSNRSRSRERKEKEKGDSDELPFDHTKLDKEEEQKRLELEMQKRRERIERWRAERKKKELEATKKDGKASILANLQLPMKKWSLEDDSDEETPVVQNSNKEVKEEGDAKEEVEEIKEEVKDDEEEVDPLDAFMAEVQEEVRKVNKLDNKGAKSTNNGTGTGGTQSGGVVIVTGVAKKKVQKQKGELIEQNQDGLEYSSEEEGENLHETAAGIANKQKRELAKVDHATTEYQPFRKSFYVEVPEIARMTPEEVEAYKEELEGIRVKGKGCPKPIKSWAQCGVTKKELEVLKKLGYEKPTPIQCQAIPAIMSGRDLIGIAKTGSGKTLAFLLPMFRHILDQPPLADGDGPIALIMTPTRELCMQIGRDSKKFTKSLGLSHVCVYGGTGISEQIAELKRGAEIIVCTPGRMIDMLAANSGRVTNLRRVTYVVLDEADRMFDMGFEPQVMRIMENVRPDRQTVLFSATFPRQMEALARRILTRPVEVQVGGRSIVCKDVEQHVVVLEEDQKFYKLLEILGHYQDKGSTIIFVDKQENADTLLKDLMKASYSCMSLHGGIDQCDRDSTILDFKAGRTKLLVATSVAARGLDVKHLVLVVNYDCPNHYEDYVHRCGRTGRAGNKGYAYTFITPEQERYAGDILRAHELAGVPVPEPLRQLWEGYKARQAADGKKVHTGGGFSGKGFKFDESEAALANEKKKFQKAALGLQDSDDEDIENDIDQQIESMLAPKRTVREIARPSATNIAVPGQPVPSATDKLELARRLASKINIAKNLGAEAKGATQQAAEAILKGAGPTNLITAKTVAEQLAAKLNTKLNYQPREEDLVESDAEAGEQTFRKYEEELEINDFPQQARWRVTSKEALAQISEYSEAGLTVRGTYIAPGKAPPEGERKLYLAIESTSELAVSKAKAEVSRLIKEELIKLQASGAHTGSRGRYKVL from the exons TGGAGACAGTAAAGAAAAGCGTCTTACAGGCTCAAAGTCTTCACGTTCAGGCAAAGATCGCTCGAACAGATCGCGGTCGAGAGAGcgcaaggagaaggagaagggagACAGCGACGAATTGCCGTTCGATCACACTAAGTTGGACAAG GAGGAAGAGCAGAAAAGATTAGAATTGGAAATGcaaaagagaagagagagaataGAAAGGTGGAGAGCagagaggaaaaagaaagagCTGGAGGCGACAAAGAAAGACGGTAAGGCATCTATTTTAGCAAACCTTCAGCTGCCCATGAAAAAATGGTCCCTCGAAGACGATAGTGACGAAGAGACTCCCGTTGTTCAGAACAGCAACAAGGAAGTTAAAGAAGAAGGGGACGCGAAAGAGGAAGTCGAGGAAATTAAGGAAGAAGTAAAGGACGATGAGGAGGAGGTTGATCCTCTGGACGCCTTCATGGCAGAG GTTCAAGAAGAAGTTCGAAAGGTGAACAAACTGGACAATAAAGGCGCAAAGAGCACGAATAATGGTACAGGCACAGGAGGCACTCAGAGCGGAGGCGTAGTCATAGTGACCGGCGTTGCCAAGAAGAAGGTGCAAAAGCAGAAAGGCGAACTGATCGAGCAGAATCAAGATGGTTTAGAATATTCCagtgaagaagaaggagagaatCTGCACGAGACGGCCGCCGGTATCGCGAACAAGCAGAAACGTGAGCTAGCTAAAGTCGACCACGCGACGACCGAGTACCAACCATTTAGAAAATCATTTTACGTCGAAGTACCTGAAATTG CGAGAATGACGCCGGAAGAAGTGGAGGCGTATAAAGAGGAGCTGGAGGGCATCCGCGTAAAAGGAAAGGGTTGCCCTAAACCTATTAAATCATGGGCACAATGCGGCGTGACGAAGAAAGAGCTAGAGGTGCTAAAGAAACTAGGTTACGAGAAACCGACGCCTATTCAGTGCCAAGCTATACCTGCTATCATGTCTGGCCGTGATTTGATAGGCATAGCAAAGACCGGGAGCGGAAAGACATTAGCTTTTCTATTGCCAATGTTTAGACATATTCTCGACCAACCCCCACTGGCAGACGGAGATGGTCCAATCGCGCTGATCATGACGCCCACTAGGGAACTTTGCATGCAGATCGGCAGAGACTCGAAGAAGTTTACGAAGTCATTAGGATTATCTCATGTCTGCGTTTATGGAGGAACCGGGATATCCGAGCAAATAGCGGAGCTGAAAAGAGGAGCCGAGATAATTGTCTGTACACCTGGAAGAATGATCGATATGCTCGCTGCGAACAGCGGCAGGGTGACAAACTTGCGCAGAGTGACGTACGTGGTTCTCGACGAGGCTGACAGGATGTTCGATATGGGTTTCGAGCCCCAAGTAATGAGAATCATGGAGAACGTTCGACCGGATCGACAAACCGTACTCTTCAGCGCGACGTTTCCCAGGCAGATGGAAGCTCTGGCTAGAAGGATTCTTACCAGACCGGTGGAAGTCCAGGTTGGAGGCCGGTCGATCGTCTGCAAGGATGTTGAGCAACACGTGGTTGTTCTCGAAGAGGACCAGAAGTTCTACAAGCTGCTGGAGATTCTAGGACATTATCAGGATAAGGGTTCCACTATAATATTTGTGGATAAACAGGAGAATGCGGACACTTTGCTGAAGGACCTCATGAAAGCTTCCTATTCCTGTATGTCTCTTCACGGTGGGATCGACCAATGTGATAGAGATTCGACGATATTGGATTTCAAGGCTGGTAGAACGAAACTGTTGGTTGCTACTTCCGTCGCTGCGAGGGGTTTAGACGTGAAGCACCTTGTTCTCGTGGTGAACTATGACTGTCCGAATCATTATGAGGATTACGTGCACAGGTGTGGGAGGACAGGACGAGCTGGGAACAAAGG ATACGCGTACACGTTTATCACGCCAGAACAAGAACGCTACGCCGGCGACATTCTTCGTGCCCACGAATTGGCTGGTGTTCCTGTCCCGGAACCCTTGCGCCAACTCTGGGAGGGTTACAAGGCCAGACAAGCAGCCGACGGCAAGAAGGTGCACACAGGAGGCGGTTTCAGCGGCAAAGGGTTTAAGTTCGATGAATCGGAGGCGGCACTGGCGAACGAAAAGAAGAAGTTCCAGAAAGCAGCGTTGGGATTGCAGGACTCCGACGACGAGGATATAGAGAACGACATAGACCAGCAAATAGAGAGCATGTTGGCGCCGAAGAGGACCGTCAGGGAGATCGCCAGGCCGTCTGCTACCAATATCGCTGTCCCTGGTCAGCCTGTGCCTAGTGCGACCGACAAATTGGAACTTGCCAGGCGACTGGCGTCCAAGATCAACATAGCCAAGAACTTAGGCGCTGAGGCGAAGGGCGCGACTCAGCAGGCAGCCGAGGCCATTCTGAAGGGTGCTGGACCTACTAACCTGATCACAGCGAAGACGGTCGCAGAGCAGTTAGCTGCCAAGCTAAACACCAAGTTGAACTATCAGCCTAGAGAAGAGGACCTTGTAGAGAGCGACGCGGAGGCTGGCGAGCAGACTTTCCGTAAATACGAGGAGGAACTAGAGATCAACGACTTCCCGCAGCAGGCTAGGTGGCGAGTAACCAGCAAGGAGGCTCTGGCGCAGATCTCCGAGTACTCTGAGGCCGGTCTAACTGTCAGGGGAACGTATATAGCTCCCGGCAAAGCTCCGCcagaaggagagagaaagctaTACCTTGCTATAGAGTCTACTAGCGAATTAGCCGTCAGCAAGGCCAAGGCTGAGGTCTCGCGGCTCATCAAAGAAGAATTGATCAAGCTGCAGGCGTCGGGCGCCCACACCGGCTCCCGCGGTCGATACAAAGTGTTGTAA
- the Reck gene encoding reversion-inducing-cysteine-rich protein with kazal motifs translates to MMLVGLLATTFAALVVGNPFLGAAPEMSCCSLAAGSCRSVCSKISLVSLGADSAARENATRSLLEFCSPELTVFWSCANSTLNDVRKHGNWTGRGCCYLAVNPICRSTCAVSGSRRHLNDSCRPSDEPEFFSCLERREEAEHCCSNVSNETCRSICRDLFYKPGKISNLKMYSSKGCFHQVPKCLKSVAEVKHAEDPKQHLPCCNEATTPACLETCKRILQTATTDQEIMDALTEKCKPVLPQSPFWSCLLKSGSSKPTRLPLDAGKLSCCTKATKTSCQNLCWRAFQADWESAWVQLDAECLSSSMEGELRRCLEDAEEPCEMGCSGLSYCARFNDRSTTLFRTCSASADEAAKWEADHWSRGGIVRGLGVPVRAAASCPPETLRAAACLLQLRPCESRVHETRLCREDCLELMASCVDWSAITGSHTANTLCAKLSPPRSDAPCVSLRPFLDDPQDNESVVRLEEDIMTPCKSNPCAQGEICELLPHGRQIYRCVPGCSLGEMSKQLVPTGSWVQIPRYDQQGCLRICQCTVRGLEKCRTVNCFKFNSCWVHERFIAHKADFYLECNPCHCFEGEFTCSKRTCGELRVPSLPCDCSAHYVPVCGRLGFTFASGCLAKCADLSPNEVEFGSCSSRDPCATKPCDSTEKCVRRTRVCLSKLHKPCRQYDCVPLDCDPRGEYNGPVCDKENRQHRSVCAMIRAGAALGYRGQCLEGCTLRGPVCGVNGEVYANECAAWAERTVVDYFGPCVAVGLIGDQARPRCGELVQCPKLIEPYCVGVTPPGACCPVCGGAAKLFYSKKQVDRIYYIMDEDEDKDSVTLEALLSALGRQIQVAQCALRGMMTPDRDIFIVVQPTSKRPSILQLRACVTETEKLVTRILERSPRIAAEVPLGALTRAEIAHSYISGAIAVGGCLVHLVLGIIVHTVVS, encoded by the exons AGATGTCATGCTGTTCTTTGGCGGCCGGATCTTGTCGCAGCGTCTGCTCCAAG ATCTCTCTGGTCTCATTGGGTGCCGATTCGGCGGCGAGGGAGAACGCGACGCGTAGCCTGCTGGAGTTCTGCTCCCCCGAGTTG ACGGTGTTCTGGAGCTGCGCCAACTCGACTTTGAACG ATGTCAGGAAACATGGTAATTGGACAGGAAGGGGTTGCTGTTACCTGGCGGTGAATCCCATTTGCAGATCCACGTGCGCCGTGTCGGGGTCCAGGAGGCATCTGAACGATTCCTGTCGTCCCAGCGACGAACCTGAGTTCTTCTCTTGTTTGGAGAGGCGTGAGGAAGCGGAGCATTGCTGCAGCAACGTCTCCAATGAAACCTGCAGGTCTATTTGCAGGGATCTCTTCTACAAACCTGGGAAAATCTCGAATCTGAAGATGTACAGCAGCAAGGGCTGCTTTCATCAGGTCCCGAAATGCTTGAAGAGCGTCGCCGAAGTGAAACATGCCGAGGATCCTAAACAAC ATCTGCCCTGCTGCAACGAGGCTACCACTCCAGCTTGCCTGGAGACTTGCAAGAGGATTCTGCAGACCGCAACGACGGATCAAGAGATCATGGACGCGCTGACGGAGAAATGCAAACCGGTGCTCCCCCAGTCGCCATTTTGGAGCTGTCTGTTGAAGTCGGGTTCCTCGAAACCAACTAGACTGCCATTGGACGCGGGGAAATTATCGTGCTGCACGAAGGCGACCAAAACGTCCTGTCAAAATTTATGTTGGAGAGCGTTCCAAGCGGATTGGGAGTCCGCTTGGGTCCAACTGGACGCCGAGTGTCTGTCCTCCAGCATGGAGGGCGAGCTGAGGAGGTGTCTGGAGGATGCTGAGGAACCCTGCGAGATGGGCTGCTCGGGACTGTCCTATTGCGCTCGATTTAACGACAGGTCGACGACGCTCTTTAG GACTTGTTCAGCGTCCGCAGACGAGGCAGCAAAATGGGAAGCGGATCATTGGTCCAGGGGTGGTATAGTTAGAGGTTTAGGGGTGCCTGTGCGCGCTGCAGCTTCCTGTCCACCGGAAACCTTGCGCGCAGCGGCGTGTCTTCTACAGCTAAGACCTTGCGAGTCGAGGGTTCACGAGACCCGACTCTGCCGGGAGGATTGTCTCGAGTTGATGGCCAGCTGCGTAGACTGGTCCGCCATCACTGGGTCCCACACAGCCAATACGCTCTGCGCAAAACTGTCTCCTCCCAGATCGGACGCGCCTTGCGTCTCTTTACGACCGTTCTTGGACGATCCTCAGGACAACGAGTCGGTGGTCCGTTTGGAGGAGGACATCATGACCCCGTGCAAGAGCAATCCTTGCGCCCAAGGCGAGATCTGCGAGCTGCTTCCACACGGACGACAGATTTACCGCTGTGTGCCAGGGTGCTCTTTAGGAGAGATGTCGAAGCAACTGGTTCCAACTGGGTCCTGGGTACAGATACCACGGTACGATCAACAGGGCTGCCTCAGGATCTGCCAGTGCACTGTCAGAGGTTTGGAGAAGTGCAGGACTGTGAATTGTTTCAAGTTCAACAGCTGCTGGGTACACGAGCGCTTCATCGCTCACAAGGCTGACTTCTATCTGGAATGTAACCCTTGTCACTGTTTCGAGGGCGAGTTCACGTGCTCCAAGAGGACTTGCGGGGAGCTGCGAGTCCCATCGCTGCCCTGCGACTGTTCAGCTCACTATGTCCCGGTCTGTGGAAGGCTAGGCTTCACCTTCGCCTCCGGCTGTCTGGCCAAGTGCGCGGATCTGTCTCCGAACGAAGTGGAGTTCGGAAGCTGCTCCTCAAGAGACCCCTGCGCCACGAAACCCTGCGACAGCACAGAAAAGTGCGTCCGCAGGACCAGAGTGTGCTTGTCGAAGCTCCACAAGCCCTGCCGTCAATACGACTGCGTTCCTCTTGATTGCGACCCTAGGGGCGAGTACAACGGACCAGTTTGCGATAAGGAAAACCGTCAGCATCGCTCGGTCTGCGCTATGATCCGCGCTGGAGCTGCTTTGGGATACAGAGGACAGTGTCTGGAGGGTTGTACCTTGAGAGGACCCGTTTGCGGGGTGAACGGCGAGGTCTACGCGAACGAATGCGCTGCTTGGGCGGAGAGGACGGTGGTAGACTATTTTGGGCCTTGCGTGGCTGTCGGACTAATCGGGGACCAAGCGAGACCACGTTGTGGTGAACTTGTCCAGTGTCCTAAGTTGATCGAACCCTACTGCGTTGGGGTCACGCCGCCTGGAGCCTGCTGTCCTGTCTGCGGAGGGGCGGCGAAACTGTTCTACTCCAAGAAACAA GTGGACAGAATCTATTATATAatggacgaggacgaggacaagGACTCCGTCACTTTGGAGGCTCTGCTCAGCGCTCTGGGTAGGCAGATCCAGGTCGCGCAGTGTGCGCTTAGGGGTATGATGACTCCGGACAGGGACATATTCATCGTCGTACAGCCGACGTCTAAGAGGCCCTCGATTCTGCAGTTGCGGGCCTGCGTAACAGAGACTGAAAAATTAGTTACCAGAATATTGGAGAGGAGCCCTAGAATCGCGGCCGAGGTGCCCTTAGGCGCTCTCACGAGAGCGGAGATTGCTCATAGTTACATATCCGGTGCCATCGCTGTCGGAGGGTGTCTCGTACACCTCGTACTCGGCATAATCGTTCATACTGTCGTCTCGTGA